A portion of the Pedobacter cryoconitis genome contains these proteins:
- a CDS encoding TonB-dependent receptor — protein sequence MQIKKIFLTGILCALIFFVQAQSGKNSTIKGNVYNDQSEVIPGAIIRLLPLNKTAVSDGKGEFHFAGLAAGTYQLKIHSLGHAKEEKSLTVVAQGEAVISFRLKQDVREIDEVAILGFSKNQKTNRQAYNVISIDAKALHNTTMDLGQVMNRVSGARVRESGGVGSNMTFSLNGFSGNQVKFFLDGMPMENFGSSFQLNNIPVNFADRIEVYKGVVPVWLGGDALGGAVNIVTNTDPRTYVDASYSYGSFNTHKSSVNTGYTAKSGFTAQLSAFQNYSDNNYWVTGGVTDSITGVNTPTRVRRFHDRYHNETVVANIGVSGKKYADQLLVGITLGQNKADIQVGNRMEDVFGGRWKSGNTIQPTLKYVKKDLFVKGLDLRVNGNFNFGEERNVDTVPRKFTWDGSSVPRNRNDPKAIGGEGDLADFKFKNNNGLANAGLNYAINDRHSLSLNDQFSTFNRKGLNRFDPDNLQDKQPQISRKNILGLGYRLNLNEKLNFTAFIKQYNQHITSNNVVRDFDNPTKITTYTILSRSSDLSKQGYGFAGSYFLTENLQLKASYEKAYRLPDNDEFFGNVYLTVANLELKPERSDNINIGATYTTAINKTHFFQIQANYIFRNANDYIRANVLPGASNGRYLSKFSNEGKVTNRGIDAELRYAYKQLFTINTNFTYQNLRNDNEFDRLISGGLSTTRSVIYRDRIPNTPYLFGNANGSFYFNDVLKKGNQLTVGYNVLFVNKFYLYWPGQGSKETKMVVPTQWAHDVNIIYAMAGGKYNIAVECLNLTDAQLFDNYALQKPSRAFNLKLRYYFSKKRGL from the coding sequence ATGCAAATTAAGAAAATTTTTCTGACGGGTATTTTGTGCGCCCTGATTTTTTTTGTTCAGGCACAGAGTGGCAAGAACAGCACGATTAAAGGAAATGTGTATAATGACCAATCTGAGGTCATTCCAGGTGCAATCATCCGGTTATTACCTTTAAATAAAACTGCAGTCAGTGATGGAAAAGGAGAATTCCATTTTGCTGGATTAGCTGCGGGGACTTATCAGCTGAAAATTCATTCACTGGGACATGCTAAAGAAGAGAAGAGCTTAACAGTTGTCGCACAAGGAGAGGCTGTGATTAGTTTCAGGCTTAAGCAGGACGTTAGGGAGATTGATGAAGTCGCAATTCTTGGCTTCAGTAAAAATCAGAAAACGAACAGGCAGGCTTATAATGTAATCTCTATAGATGCAAAGGCGCTTCACAATACGACTATGGATCTTGGACAGGTAATGAACAGGGTTTCTGGTGCTCGTGTCCGTGAGTCTGGTGGAGTGGGCTCCAATATGACTTTTAGCTTAAATGGGTTTTCTGGTAACCAGGTCAAGTTCTTTCTGGATGGGATGCCGATGGAGAATTTTGGATCTTCTTTCCAGTTAAATAATATCCCGGTGAATTTTGCAGACAGGATTGAAGTTTATAAAGGAGTAGTTCCAGTATGGCTTGGTGGTGATGCTTTGGGGGGAGCGGTGAATATTGTAACGAATACAGATCCCAGAACCTATGTGGATGCTTCTTATTCTTATGGTTCTTTTAATACGCATAAAAGTTCAGTTAATACTGGTTATACGGCTAAATCTGGTTTTACTGCACAGTTAAGTGCTTTTCAAAACTACTCTGATAATAATTACTGGGTAACAGGAGGAGTGACAGACAGCATCACCGGAGTAAATACGCCGACAAGAGTGCGCAGATTTCATGATCGGTATCACAATGAAACTGTAGTGGCAAATATTGGTGTGTCCGGAAAAAAATATGCTGATCAGTTATTGGTAGGTATTACTTTGGGACAAAACAAAGCAGACATACAGGTCGGCAACAGGATGGAAGATGTATTTGGTGGAAGGTGGAAATCTGGAAATACTATACAGCCTACTTTAAAGTATGTGAAGAAGGATTTGTTTGTCAAAGGATTGGATTTAAGGGTAAATGGAAATTTTAATTTTGGAGAAGAGCGTAATGTAGATACAGTTCCCAGAAAATTTACCTGGGATGGGTCTTCTGTACCCAGAAACAGAAACGACCCTAAAGCTATTGGTGGAGAAGGCGACCTGGCTGATTTTAAGTTTAAAAATAACAATGGACTGGCTAATGCAGGGCTTAATTATGCTATAAATGACCGTCATTCTTTATCTCTTAACGATCAGTTTTCCACTTTCAACAGGAAAGGACTGAATCGTTTTGATCCTGACAACCTGCAGGATAAACAACCTCAGATTTCCCGGAAGAATATATTGGGATTAGGTTATCGTTTAAATCTTAATGAAAAACTGAATTTTACTGCCTTTATCAAGCAATATAATCAACACATTACGAGTAATAATGTAGTCAGGGATTTTGATAATCCGACTAAAATAACCACTTATACTATTCTTTCGCGAAGCTCGGATTTATCTAAGCAAGGTTATGGATTTGCGGGATCATATTTTTTAACAGAAAATCTTCAGTTAAAGGCTTCTTACGAGAAGGCTTATCGCCTGCCTGATAATGATGAGTTTTTTGGTAATGTATATCTGACAGTTGCAAATCTGGAACTGAAACCCGAGCGTAGTGATAATATCAATATTGGAGCAACTTATACTACAGCAATAAATAAAACACATTTCTTTCAAATTCAGGCTAATTATATTTTTCGTAATGCAAATGATTATATCCGGGCTAATGTATTGCCTGGGGCAAGTAATGGAAGATATTTGAGCAAGTTTAGCAATGAAGGTAAAGTAACCAATCGTGGGATTGATGCAGAACTGCGTTATGCTTATAAGCAGCTGTTCACGATAAATACGAATTTCACGTATCAGAATTTAAGGAATGACAATGAATTCGACAGGCTGATTTCAGGTGGACTTTCGACCACTAGGAGTGTCATTTACAGAGATCGTATTCCTAATACTCCCTACCTTTTTGGAAATGCAAACGGCAGCTTTTATTTCAATGATGTCCTGAAAAAAGGTAACCAGCTTACTGTAGGCTATAATGTATTATTTGTTAACAAATTTTACCTGTACTGGCCAGGACAAGGATCTAAAGAGACAAAAATGGTTGTTCCGACCCAGTGGGCACATGATGTCAATATCATCTATGCAATGGCTGGTGGGAAATATAATATCGCAGTAGAATGTCTGAATTTGACTGATGCTCAGCTGTTTGATAATTATGCTTTGCAAAAGCCCAGCCGTGCTTTTAACCTAAAGCTTCGTTATTATTTTTCTAAAAAAAGAGGTCTCTGA
- a CDS encoding PepSY-associated TM helix domain-containing protein translates to MFKKINAWLHLWLGLASGIIVVIVSLTGCILVFEQEINNLLYPYLTVKPEVESRYLPPSQLAERLAKALPGKKAESIWYHGLDKSAQVTINSDSTVYMNPFSGEVLAVADHDAFFHFMDEGHRNFWMGRKVGKAVVGWGTFIFFLLLISGLILWYPKKWSKTNFNRSFKIKWDAKFKRLNYDLHNVLGFYSLLIAVVLACTGLIMSFSWFSKSVYWLSGGSMAKRVKQQEIKIIPPPDPIVYSSDKVWYKVRKEIAVHEKNSIIVSIPDHDDEAIYACTDMHNGSWRDLYFDPVTLEALPSSGKRLSELAFADWLRKSNYALHVGAIGGLFTKIIAFITSLICASLPITGFYVWWGKRKKTKKNKITTA, encoded by the coding sequence ATGTTCAAAAAAATCAATGCCTGGCTCCATCTGTGGCTAGGGCTTGCTTCGGGTATTATTGTCGTTATTGTTAGTCTTACGGGCTGCATTTTAGTGTTTGAGCAGGAAATAAATAACCTGCTGTATCCGTATTTGACCGTAAAGCCGGAAGTGGAAAGCAGGTACCTTCCTCCTTCTCAGCTGGCTGAACGTTTAGCGAAAGCTTTACCAGGCAAAAAAGCAGAAAGTATCTGGTATCATGGGTTAGATAAATCTGCACAGGTAACTATTAATTCTGATTCTACAGTTTATATGAATCCTTTTAGTGGTGAGGTGCTGGCTGTGGCTGATCATGATGCTTTTTTCCATTTCATGGATGAAGGACACCGGAATTTTTGGATGGGAAGAAAAGTTGGTAAGGCTGTTGTTGGCTGGGGAACTTTTATTTTCTTCCTGCTGCTGATCAGCGGATTAATTTTATGGTATCCGAAAAAGTGGAGCAAAACGAATTTCAACAGGAGCTTTAAGATAAAGTGGGATGCAAAATTCAAAAGGCTCAACTATGATCTGCATAATGTATTGGGATTTTATTCGCTGTTAATCGCTGTTGTACTAGCCTGTACGGGATTGATAATGAGCTTTTCGTGGTTTTCGAAAAGTGTCTATTGGTTGAGTGGCGGAAGTATGGCCAAAAGAGTTAAACAGCAGGAAATTAAAATAATTCCGCCACCAGATCCAATCGTTTACAGTTCGGATAAGGTCTGGTACAAAGTAAGAAAAGAGATCGCTGTCCATGAAAAGAATTCCATTATAGTTTCTATTCCTGATCATGACGATGAGGCGATTTATGCCTGCACAGATATGCATAACGGTAGTTGGAGAGATCTTTATTTTGACCCTGTTACGCTGGAGGCATTGCCTTCCTCCGGAAAAAGATTGTCAGAGCTTGCTTTTGCAGACTGGCTACGCAAGTCCAATTATGCGTTGCATGTTGGTGCGATTGGTGGACTCTTCACAAAAATTATAGCTTTTATAACCAGCCTGATTTGCGCTAGTTTACCTATCACAGGATTCTATGTGTGGTGGGGTAAAAGGAAAAAAACGAAAAAAAATAAAATAACAACGGCATGA
- a CDS encoding DUF4374 domain-containing protein, whose amino-acid sequence MKKTTNFLMTGMLGMAVLLSACSKNTTPDAPVDPGKTGRSKYVFVYTGKGEGAATYIVSTDDITKGGVSSTNNGVEVDAWSFIVQNNTVFAQAYNEQGLVRPFRLNEQGKIFEAGRAVTTFRTGISGKVGNDFWVGGGDPRSSGVGELYRFDAVNLQLAGRSTTDLKKITGTGFNAVWTGLFEVNNKLYIPYYKFKHTPGGRVYEGEYGSLDSTWVAVFSYPELKYEKTISDDRTGFIGDWSSQQGLQQIENGDTYGWSTAMGDGEQRTSTKPSGIVRIKKGAEQFDKSYFFNIEAAVGTKICRGEYIGKGKFLMAVYTDAKATGGKIKMIIADVFNNTITPVPGVPVHEFGGFKLIVYAEPDGKTINYVMEDNAGEYYVYIINSDNGTVTRGAHIEGAAGVTAISKLTY is encoded by the coding sequence ATGAAAAAGACTACTAATTTTTTAATGACAGGCATGTTAGGGATGGCTGTACTATTAAGTGCTTGCAGCAAGAATACAACTCCGGATGCTCCTGTAGATCCAGGAAAGACAGGTCGCTCAAAATATGTATTTGTTTACACTGGCAAGGGTGAAGGTGCTGCAACCTATATCGTAAGTACAGATGATATCACTAAAGGGGGAGTTTCATCAACCAATAATGGTGTAGAGGTAGATGCCTGGTCTTTTATCGTTCAGAATAATACCGTATTTGCGCAGGCTTACAATGAGCAAGGGCTTGTAAGACCATTTCGTCTGAATGAACAAGGTAAAATATTTGAAGCCGGAAGAGCAGTAACAACCTTCCGCACAGGTATATCTGGTAAAGTCGGGAATGATTTCTGGGTAGGTGGTGGTGATCCGCGTTCAAGTGGTGTGGGTGAATTATACCGTTTTGATGCAGTTAATCTCCAGCTTGCAGGAAGAAGTACAACCGATTTAAAGAAAATAACAGGAACGGGCTTTAATGCCGTCTGGACAGGTTTGTTTGAAGTAAACAACAAGCTATATATTCCTTATTATAAGTTCAAACATACTCCTGGTGGCAGAGTGTATGAAGGTGAATATGGTAGTTTAGATAGTACATGGGTGGCTGTTTTCAGTTATCCTGAGCTTAAATACGAAAAAACAATTTCAGATGATCGCACTGGCTTTATTGGAGACTGGAGCAGTCAGCAAGGTCTTCAGCAAATCGAGAATGGTGATACTTACGGATGGTCTACTGCAATGGGTGATGGTGAACAGAGAACATCGACAAAACCATCTGGTATTGTCCGTATCAAAAAAGGAGCGGAACAATTCGATAAATCTTATTTCTTTAATATTGAGGCTGCTGTAGGCACAAAAATCTGCAGAGGTGAATATATTGGCAAGGGTAAATTCCTGATGGCAGTTTATACGGATGCCAAAGCGACTGGTGGAAAAATCAAGATGATTATTGCTGATGTATTTAACAATACGATTACCCCGGTGCCAGGAGTTCCTGTACATGAATTTGGTGGATTTAAGCTAATCGTTTATGCTGAACCAGATGGTAAAACAATCAATTATGTAATGGAGGATAATGCAGGTGAATATTATGTATACATTATTAATTCAGACAATGGAACGGTAACAAGGGGTGCTCATATTGAAGGTGCAGCTGGTGTAACTGCCATATCGAAATTAACTTATTAA
- a CDS encoding RNA polymerase sigma-70 factor, which produces MSEQSPDNLKNQLRIDETSFFHLYERYWKKLYQMSYKYLGDAYRAEGVVQEVFTSIWQRKDSLLLSEDTIENYLVRAVRFRISRVYSDEVRKAKKMDELLLRQTVSHHNQTEQEVLYRFLREDIDKLVNCLPERCKAVYVLSREKGLNNQEIAGSLLISEKTVENQLTKALKFIRKGLEKYPLS; this is translated from the coding sequence GTGTCTGAACAATCACCGGATAATTTAAAGAATCAGCTTAGAATTGATGAAACATCTTTTTTTCATCTTTACGAACGCTATTGGAAAAAATTATATCAAATGAGTTATAAATACCTTGGAGATGCTTACCGTGCTGAGGGGGTGGTGCAAGAGGTATTTACCTCTATCTGGCAGCGTAAGGATAGTTTGCTGCTTAGTGAAGATACGATAGAGAATTATCTGGTTCGTGCAGTACGTTTCCGGATCAGCCGGGTTTACAGTGATGAAGTCCGTAAGGCAAAAAAGATGGATGAATTGCTGTTGAGACAAACGGTTAGTCATCATAACCAGACGGAGCAGGAAGTTCTGTACCGGTTTTTAAGAGAAGATATTGATAAATTAGTCAATTGTCTTCCCGAACGCTGTAAGGCGGTCTATGTATTGAGCAGAGAAAAAGGGTTGAATAACCAGGAAATTGCAGGTAGTCTGCTGATCTCTGAAAAAACAGTTGAAAACCAATTGACAAAAGCGCTGAAGTTTATCCGAAAGGGACTAGAAAAATATCCATTATCTTAA